From the Paenibacillus sp. MMS20-IR301 genome, the window AGCTGTCGATGATCAGCTTGCCGCCGATCCATACCCGGATGCCGTCATCGGAAGAGGCAGTGAAGGTATACTTTTCACTGTAGAGCGGCTTGATTGTACCGGTCCAGCGGACCGAGAAGCTGTCCTCGCCAATCGTCGCGGCCGGTGAGTCTCCATGCCAGTTAAAGTCGATCCTGCTGTCTGTCCGCGTAAGCAGCGGTGCTCCGGACAGCTCCGTATTACCGAAATATTCTCCCTTAAGCCCGTAAGGCGAGGTTACTGCCGGCACACTAGGCCTGGCGATCATATCCTGCTTATAATCCTCCCGTGATACGGTATATTTATTGCTCATAAAGCTTTTGATTTCCTGAAGGTTATTATTTTCAAGCAGCATTTTCCCCCATGTCATCGTATATACCCATTTACTCTGGGTTTGAGACAATATTACAGGGTCTGGAAGCTCTCCGCTCTCCCCGATCCCGATCGGCTTGCCGCCGGCCAGCTTCAGCAGATTCTCGTAATAGGATTGTTTAAAGTCATCGTTATAAATATCCGCTGCCAGTATATCCACTTTGTCTAGGCCGGGATAATACTTGCTGTACGCCTCAGCCCACTCATTCGGCGCATTCGGATTCCAGACCCACAGCAGGTTGTTCAGCTTGTGCTTGTTAACCATACGGTCGTACACAATGTCCCATAGCCGGTTGAAATTATCCTTTTGCCCCCACCAGAACCAGTTGCCGTTCATTTCATGATAAGGACGCCACAAAACAGGAACTCCGGCATCCCGCAGCTCCCCCAAGTACACGGCAACCTCGTCCAGGTCGGCAATCAGGGCTTTGTACTGCTGGGTTCCAGGAGTGACATAAGCATCGAATTTATCCTGGCTCAGGCTCATATGCACATTAGCCCATTCCGGAGAGGTGCCGGGCAAATTCTGATGGAAGGTCATCGCCACAATGCCCCCGCCCTGATGCCATTTAATAGCACTGTCTATAACAGCCTGGCGTTGCCGGGCGATCGTTGCCTCGCTCTGGTTATTGATAGCTCCAAGCTCGTAGCCATGCAGAACGGCATACTGTCCGCTGGCATTTTTGAGTTTATTGTTGAATTCATCAGGACTTTCCAGGTAATCATGCTGGCCGGAGATCATGGACTTGCCGCCCAGATCAATCAGGTAGCTTAACAGCGAAGCAGCCTCTTCTGAGGCAGAGGGATTAATCGGAGTAACAGCTGCGGCAGGAGTTGCGGCGGGAGCCGTGTCCATGACACGGGTTACGGGAAGGCTCCGCACCTCGGACCATGGCAACAGCGTGAGAATAAAAATAATGGGAAGCAAAGTTGTATACAGCTGGTACTTACGGTAAGTGTTCAATGTAATCTCCTTCCTCCAGCCTCTGCTGCCGCCATAGCTCCGGGAGATTGTGCCTCTTATGCAGACCGCTTCCGTTCTGCCCGGAGATCTATAGCTCAGTAGCCCTGCTGAACAGCAGGGCTATCAAGAGTGGACTATATTAGGATTTAATATTGTAACGTCTTAACCAGTATCAGCGCCAAGCATGACTACAGCCGTTGAGCCCGCGTAATCTTAGGAAGCAGACGGGAGAAACAGAGCGCTGGCCGGAACCGTTCCTTTGGTTTGGCTCGGACTGGACCACATCAGGCGCGCATTCGCATCCCCTTGGTTCTCGTAATACTCCACCTGGATATCATACAGCATCCCGGCAGTCAGACTGATGCTTCCCGTGCGTTCTGTTCCGCTCTGCTTCGTCCAGCTGTCGATCACAAGCTCGCCGTTAATTCGCACGCGGATACCATCATCGGAAGTGGTATAGATCTGATAAGTCTCTGTATAGAGCGGTTTGATCTTGCCGCTCCAGCGGACAGAGAAGAAATCTATGCCAATTGCCGCATCCGGTGTACCCTGCCGCCAATTGAAATCAAGTGCTGCATCGGTACGTACCACTGCCGGGGCACCTGACAGCGTCATATTATTGAAATATTCCGCGTAAAGCCCGTTAGCGGGGGGCGCCTCAACCACAACCTGCTGCGGCGCTGCTGTCGGTGTTGGTGCCGCTGTCGGTGTTGGCGTTGGTGCCGCTGTCGGCGTTGCTATCGGCGTTGGCGTTGGTGCCGCTGTCGGCGTTGCTGTCGGCACCGGTGTTGCTGTCAGTGTCGGCGTCGGTGCTGTCGTTGGTGTTGATACTGGTGACGGCGTTGCTGTCGGTACAGCCGCAGCCGGAGCTGCGGATAGAGCCTTATCAGCAGCAACCGCTGAATTTGGCATATACAATGCGCTGGCCGGCACAGTTGCTTTTGCTTGACTGGCGCTCTGCCACATCAGACGAATATTGGCATCGCCTGCATTCTCGTAATATTCCACCTTGATGTCATACAGTTGGCCTGCCTTCAGGGCTATGCTTCCTGTACGCTCTGTTCCGCTCTGCTTAGTCCAGCTGTCAATGACAGCTGTGCCGTCAACATAGACACGGATCCCGTCATCAGAGGTTGTGATGATCTGATAGGTTTCACTGTATGCCGGCTTAATCTGGCCGGTCCAGCGGATTGAGAAGTTATCCACGCCAAGCGCGGCATCCGGCGACCCCTGACGCCAGTTGAAATTCAGCAGATCGTCATTGCGTACCAGCACCGGTGTGCCGGAGAGGGTCATATTCTTGAAATATTCTCCGCGCAGGCCATTCTGGAGCGGTGCCTGCACTGAATCACTGACAGGTACAATTGTTGGAACAGGCATTGGTGTTGCTGTCGGTGACGGCACCGGTGTCGCTGTCGGTGACGGCGTTGGTGTCGCTGTCGGTGACGGCGTTGGTGTCGCTGTCGGTGACGGCGTCGGTGTTGCTGTCGGTAACGGCGTTGGTGTCGCTGTCGGTGACGGCGTTGGAGTTGCTGCCGCTGCTGCCTTGTACTGATCCTTGGTTAATGTGTAGCTGTCGCCCATGAAGCCTTTAATAGTAGCATCACTATTATTTTCATACAGCATTTTTCCCCAGGTCATCATATATACCCAGTTCTTCTGGGAGAGCTGCAGCTTCTGTGTGCTTGGCATTTCCCCGTTCTCGCCAATGGCAATAGGTTTGCCGTTCGCCAGGCTAAGCAGGCCGTCATAGTATTTATTCATATAGTCGTTATCATATATATCTGCTGCGAGCACATCCACCTTGTCTGCTCCCGGATAAGTCAGTGCGTAAGGATCAGACCAGGCATTCGGTGCATTAGGATTCCAGACCCACAGCAGGTTGTTTAATTGATGAACGTTTACGAAACGGTCATACATAATATTCCATAATTTAGCGAAGTTATTTTTCTTCCCCCACCAGAACCAGTCACCGTTCATTTCATGATAAGGTCTCCAGAGTACAGGAACCCCTGCATCCTTCAGGCTTTTCAGCGAAACGGCCACCTTGTCCAGGTCTGCAATCAGGGCCGTATACTGCGTCGTACCCGGAGTAACATATTTATTGAACTCTTCCTGGCTCAGGCTCTTCTGCACATTGGACCACAGATAAGGGGTGCCGGGCAGGTTCTCGTGAAAAGTCATAGCCACGATGCCCCCGCTTTTATACCAGCTGATTGCGCTGTTCACTACATTTCTGCGTTGTGCCGCTGCGGTGCTTTCCGATTGGCCGCTGATAACACCCAGCTCATAACCGTGAAGGGCTGCGTACTGGCCGCTGGTTCCCTTCAGCTTATTGCTGAATTCATCCGGGCTCTCCAGATAGTCGTGCTGTCCTGTAATGATGCCTTTACCTGTGATGGAATACAGATCACTGAGTAGTTTGACTGCTTCTGCCGATGCCGACGGGTTAACAGGCGCCTTGGAGCTGGAAGCCGCTTCAGCAGTTGAAGCCAGCCCGCCCAGGGCTGCAGGTATTGCAGACACAAACAAGGCCAGTGACAGCACAGTGCACAGCAAACGGGACTTACGGTAAGTTTTCAAAATTTCCTCTTCCTTTCGGTAGCCAGGCTGCCACTCTTGCGAAGGCCCTATAGCTTTGCGTCCCTATCTTTCGATTAGGTTTGCCTTTGTCGTTTTGGAAGGATGAATCCCTCTTACCGTAAGTATCGTCGCTATTTATTTTTAATTTAGAGCAAAAATAAAAATTTCTTAATAAATAGTGCTAAATACCTGTTTTGATTTTGTTACAATTGGTTAAATAGATTAATTAGGCCTACGAGATAAACTGGTGTAAAGCTATATCCTCCCAGTCCAGAGTGATGCGGATATTATCTTCCTCCACCAGTTCAGAGCCGCTCTGCACCTCAATAAATTCCACATCTGTAAGTGCCAGGATTGCATGCTTGGTACCTTCCGGTATCCGTACAACATCCCCTGCCTTTACCTTATGCATCTTTTCGTTAATGACAATGCTTGCCTCACCGCTGACAAACGTCCAGATTTCACTGCGTTTGTGATGCAACTGATAGCTGATATTTTTACCTTCGTTAATGAAAATCCGCTTCGTCAGCACTTCATTGCCTTCATCATACTTCACATAATCGATTACCTTGTAGTGGCCCCAGCGACGCTCTTCGTACATCGGTCTTTGTTCAAAAGTTTTCAGTACCTCCTTGATCCGCGGGCTCTCCGCCTTGTGCGTAACCAGGATACCGTCCGGGCTGGCAGCGATAATCAGATCCTTCGCCCCGATTACTGTAATCGGAATATCCAGCTCATTGATAAGGCTGGTACCCTCGGAATCTGCCGTCACGAACCCTTTGCCGACATGATTACTGGTCATCTCCTCGGTCAGGGTATTCCAGGTGCCCAGGTCTTTCCAGAATCCGGCGTACGGCTGAACTACGATATTCTCCTCTTTCTCGACCACTTCATAATCGAAGCTGATCGAGGACAGCAGTTTGTACTGCTTTTGCAGCTCCTCATAGTTCAGCGGGAGGCCTTTGCGCTGCAGAATATCCAGCAGATACCCGAGCCGGAAAGCGAAGACACCGCAGTTCCAGAGTGCATTCCGGCTGATCAGCTCCTCTGCCTGCCTGCGGTCCGGCTTCTCCTGGAAGTGGCTCACCTGCAGATACCCGCTCTCGCCTGCTGCGGCGCTGGTAGGAATAATATAGCCGTATTTCTCGGAGGCGTGCTCCGGTACTACGCCCATGAGCGCCAGATTCGCACCGCTCTCAAGCATCGTACTCTCCAGCTGCAGCACCGTATCGAAAAAGGATGATTCCACATAAGGGTCGACGGGCAGAATCGCCACGGTCTCTGCCGGTGAAACACCGGCGATGGAATACAGATAAGCGGCCGTCAGCGCAATGGCGGGGAAGGTATCCCGGCGCTCCGGCTCCACGATAATCGGCACCTCGCCGCCGAGCTGACTCTGAATCATCTCCACCTGGCTGCGGCCGGTTGCGAGATAGGATGACTCCG encodes:
- a CDS encoding glycosyl hydrolase, translating into MNTYRKYQLYTTLLPIIFILTLLPWSEVRSLPVTRVMDTAPAATPAAAVTPINPSASEEAASLLSYLIDLGGKSMISGQHDYLESPDEFNNKLKNASGQYAVLHGYELGAINNQSEATIARQRQAVIDSAIKWHQGGGIVAMTFHQNLPGTSPEWANVHMSLSQDKFDAYVTPGTQQYKALIADLDEVAVYLGELRDAGVPVLWRPYHEMNGNWFWWGQKDNFNRLWDIVYDRMVNKHKLNNLLWVWNPNAPNEWAEAYSKYYPGLDKVDILAADIYNDDFKQSYYENLLKLAGGKPIGIGESGELPDPVILSQTQSKWVYTMTWGKMLLENNNLQEIKSFMSNKYTVSREDYKQDMIARPSVPAVTSPYGLKGEYFGNTELSGAPLLTRTDSRIDFNWHGDSPAATIGEDSFSVRWTGTIKPLYSEKYTFTASSDDGIRVWIGGKLIIDSWKKQSGISREGSIVLSAATAYDIKVEYFENYGDASVRLMWQSPSQKQAVIPRNALMLP
- a CDS encoding PA14 domain-containing protein yields the protein MKTYRKSRLLCTVLSLALFVSAIPAALGGLASTAEAASSSKAPVNPSASAEAVKLLSDLYSITGKGIITGQHDYLESPDEFSNKLKGTSGQYAALHGYELGVISGQSESTAAAQRRNVVNSAISWYKSGGIVAMTFHENLPGTPYLWSNVQKSLSQEEFNKYVTPGTTQYTALIADLDKVAVSLKSLKDAGVPVLWRPYHEMNGDWFWWGKKNNFAKLWNIMYDRFVNVHQLNNLLWVWNPNAPNAWSDPYALTYPGADKVDVLAADIYDNDYMNKYYDGLLSLANGKPIAIGENGEMPSTQKLQLSQKNWVYMMTWGKMLYENNSDATIKGFMGDSYTLTKDQYKAAAAATPTPSPTATPTPLPTATPTPSPTATPTPSPTATPTPSPTATPVPSPTATPMPVPTIVPVSDSVQAPLQNGLRGEYFKNMTLSGTPVLVRNDDLLNFNWRQGSPDAALGVDNFSIRWTGQIKPAYSETYQIITTSDDGIRVYVDGTAVIDSWTKQSGTERTGSIALKAGQLYDIKVEYYENAGDANIRLMWQSASQAKATVPASALYMPNSAVAADKALSAAPAAAVPTATPSPVSTPTTAPTPTLTATPVPTATPTAAPTPTPIATPTAAPTPTPTAAPTPTAAPQQVVVEAPPANGLYAEYFNNMTLSGAPAVVRTDAALDFNWRQGTPDAAIGIDFFSVRWSGKIKPLYTETYQIYTTSDDGIRVRINGELVIDSWTKQSGTERTGSISLTAGMLYDIQVEYYENQGDANARLMWSSPSQTKGTVPASALFLPSAS
- a CDS encoding sugar phosphate nucleotidyltransferase encodes the protein MKLVLLSGGSGKRLWPLSNDSRSKQFLKVLESPAGEPESMVQRVWRQLQEAGIAESSYLATGRSQVEMIQSQLGGEVPIIVEPERRDTFPAIALTAAYLYSIAGVSPAETVAILPVDPYVESSFFDTVLQLESTMLESGANLALMGVVPEHASEKYGYIIPTSAAAGESGYLQVSHFQEKPDRRQAEELISRNALWNCGVFAFRLGYLLDILQRKGLPLNYEELQKQYKLLSSISFDYEVVEKEENIVVQPYAGFWKDLGTWNTLTEEMTSNHVGKGFVTADSEGTSLINELDIPITVIGAKDLIIAASPDGILVTHKAESPRIKEVLKTFEQRPMYEERRWGHYKVIDYVKYDEGNEVLTKRIFINEGKNISYQLHHKRSEIWTFVSGEASIVINEKMHKVKAGDVVRIPEGTKHAILALTDVEFIEVQSGSELVEEDNIRITLDWEDIALHQFIS